AAGGCCTCGTTGATGGCGTCCTTCAGCGTGCGGCTGCCGGACTTCACGGCCACGACCTCGGCGCCCAGCATGCGCATCCGGGCCACGTTGAGGGCCTGGCGCTGGGTGTCGATCTCACCCATGTAGATCGTGCACTCGAGCCCGAAGAGGGCGCAGGCGGTGGCCGTGGCCACGCCGTGCTGGCCGGCGCCGGTCTCGGCGATCACCCGCGTCTTGCCCATGCGCCTGGTCAGCAGCGCCTGGCCGAGCACGTTGTTGATCTTGTGGGAGCCGGTGTGGTTGAGGTCCTCGCGCTTGAGGAAGATGCGTGCGCCGCCGGCGTGTTCGGCGAACCTCGGCACCTCGGTGAGGGAACTGGGGCGGCCGGTGTAGTGGACGAGCAGGTCGTCCAGCTCGCGGGCGAACTCGGGGTCGTGCTTCGCCTTGTCGTACTCGACGGCGACCTCGTCCACGGCGGCGACGAGGGCCTCCGGGATGAACTTGCCGCCGAACGCGCCGAAGTAGCCCTCGGCGGTGGGGACTTGGCCCTCCGGGTCGGGGATGAAGAACTCGCTGGGCATACGGAAACCTCACGGTGGGTTTGTGGAAAGAACCTAATCGCCGTGGGGGCGGAGCTTGATGAACGACCTCAGGCCGTACGTGGCTGGTCGCGCCCACGCGGCGGAGCCGCACATCCGGGCACTGCCCCGCGCCCCTCAGGGGCGCGTTGCCATCGCTGTCCGTTGACCTGGCCGGGTTCGTCTCCGATGACGTAGCGCACCCTGCGGCCGTGTACGCGCCGTGCGGGCGCGCGACAGCCTCGGGGCCTGCAGCCGCGCGCGAGGCGGGCGTACGGGTCCCTGGTCGCCAGGGTGGTCGAGACGGTCATCGCGGGTCAGCGTACCGGCCGGTCAGCCGCGGCCGTGGCGCAGGGCCGGGTGTTCGCCCGCCGCGACCAGGTCGGCGACCGCTGTCTTGGGGTCGCGGCCCGTCACCAGGGACTCGCCGACCAGGACGGCGTCGGCGCCGGCGTTGGCGTACGCGATGAGGTCGTGCGGGCCCCGGACGCCGGACTCGGCGATCTTGACGATGTGGGCCGGGATCTCGGGGGCGACGCGTTCGAAGGTCCCGCGGTCGACCTCGAGGGTCTTCAGGTTGCGCGCGTTGACGCCGATCACCTTGGCGCCCGCGTCGACGGCGCGCTCGACCTCGACCTCGTCGTGGACCTCGACCAGCGGGGTGAGGCCGATGGAGACGGCGCGCTCGATGAGGGACTCCAGGGCCGACTGCTCGAGGGCGGCCACGATCAGCAGCGCGAGGTCGGCGCCGTACGCGCGGGCCTCCCACAGCTGGTACGAGGTGACGATGAAGTCCTTGCGCAGCACGGGGATGTCCACGCGCGCGCGTACCGCTTCGAGGTCGGCCAGGGAGCCGCCGAAGCGGCGCTCCTCGGTGAGGACGGAGATGACGGCCGCGCCGCCCGCCTCGTAGTCGGCGGCCAGGGCGGCCGGGTCGGCGATGGCGGCCAGGGCGCCCTTGGACGGGCTGGAGCGCTTGACCTCGCAGATGACCTTGACGCCGTCACCGCGCAGGGCGGCCACGCCGTCCTTGGCCGCGGGAGCCTTCGCCGCGCGCTCCTTGAGCTCCTCGAGGCTGACGCGCGCCTGCCGCTCCGCGAGGTCGGCACGGACTCCGTCGATGATCTCGTCGAGCACACTCACGCGAGCGGCCCCCTTCCGGCAACCGGTGGAAAACGATGGTCACTCCGATGGTATCCGGAGGAAGGCGATGGCCTCACATCCAGCCGCCGGCGGTCCCATTACCTGGACATTTGCCGGTTGATCAAGGATGCAGCCAGCCACCGAACGGCAGGTTCCGGACGACCGTGAAGACCAGCAGCGATGCGCCCAGCGCCCAGAGCCGCACCGAGGTGAGGTCGACGCGCACGGGGCGTCCGCGTGCCACGCGGACCACCCAGACGGTCCACACCACCGCGAAGCCCAGGAAGGCGACGACGGCCATGGCGTTGTCCTGGAGGGCGGCCTGGAAGTCCCCGTGCACGAAGGCGTGCGCGCTGCGCAGGCCGCCGCAGCCGGGGCAGTACAGGCCCGTGTAGCGCAGGAGCGGGCAGACGGGGTAGTGGCCGGGCTCGTTGGGGTCGACGGCCCCGACGTAGGCGAAGGCGCCGACGACGGCCGTGAGGATCCCGGCGGGCACGGCGAGTCGTCCCCGCGTCGTTGACGTCACCCTCTGGCTGTCGGCGTTCACGCCTCGCATTGTGCCCCGCCGGGGTGCCACGCGCGCGTGAGGGGCGGCCGGTGTGCACCGGCCGCCCCTCACCAGGTCGCGTCTGTCGTGGGGGCTCAGCCCTCGACGGTGGCCGGCTCGCGGGTCACCGGCGCGGTCTTGTGCACCGGGTGCGTCTCCTTCGGCATGCCCAGGCCGGCCGCGCGCATCGCGCCGCCGACCACACCGGCGAGGAGCACGATCGCCATGCCGGCCCAGAACCCGAGCGGCTCGGCCATCACCATGAACGCGCCCGCGACGGTGAAGCCGATGATGGCGATGGTGACGCCGGTCCAGGCGGCCGGGGTGTGTCCGTGGCTGCTGCCCGCCATGACTTGCTCCTCATTGCTGTCTCTGTGTCCGTCCGAGCCGGACGCTCGTCGTCCATTGTCCCGTACGCACGCGCGTACCGGACGCGGGGGTGGTATCCGTTCGCGTCTGATTCACCACATCGGGAACCGCGGACGGCAACGCATCGGGAACCGCGGACGGCGGCCTGGTCAGACCGGGTCCATGCCCGTCGGGTCCTCGCCGCGGTCCAGGGCCTTCCACATGTCCTCGGGCCGGTCGGGGTCGACGGGCTTGGGGGCGCGCCGGGGGCGCGGGGTGCCGTCGCGTTCGTAGCGGCCGGACATGGCGGGCCACTGGCGGCCGTAGCGCAGGGCCAGCAGGCCGGCCAGGAGGATCAGGGCGCCGCCCGCGGCCGCCGCGTAGGGCCAGGCGGTGTGGGTGAACGAGGCCACGGTGGCCGAGGTGTCGCCGGAGGCCTTCGCGGCCTGCTCGTCGAGCGCGGTGCCGTCGGTGGCGCCGAGCAGGGCGGCGGCCATGATCCCGGCGCCGGAGAGCGCGAGGAGGGCGGAGACCGCGAAACGGCCGGTCCGGCGGACGGCGAAGACGGCGACGAGCGCGGCGAGGCCCACTATGGCGAGCGCCGCGGGCAGGCCCGTGACGTCGCTGCCCCTGGCGGTCAGGGGGAAGGCGCCGCCGGCCACCGTCGCCGTGCCCGCCGACCAGCGCTGCCGGGTGGCCAGCAGGGCCACGGCCGCGCCCAGCGCGCCGCACAGCAGGGCGAGGGCGAGGCTCCGGCGGCCGGACCGGGCGGCGGTGTCGGATGCGGATCGGGGGTGCGGAACAGCAGTCACGTACCCCACTATCGCCTGAACCCCGGGCGAACCGTCACCCGGGGTTCATATGACCCTCGTCCTACTGCCCGAGCCGGTTACCGCCCGAGCCGGCTATCGCCCGAGCCGGTTGGCCGTGTGGACGGCGCGCAGGACCGCCGCCGCCTTGTTGCGGCACTCCTGGTCCTCGGCGACGGGGTCGGAGTCGGCGACGATGCCGGCGCCGGCCTGGACGTAGGCCGTGCCGTCGCGCAGCAGGGCCGTGCGGATGGCGATGGCGGTGTCGGAGTCGCCCGCGAAGTCCAGATAGCCCACGCAGCCGCCGTACAGGCCGCGCCGGGACGGTTCCAGTTCGTCGATGATCTGCATGGCGCGGGGCTTGGGGGCGCCGGAGAGGGTGCCGGCGGGGAAGCAGGCGGTGAGGACGTCGAATGCGGTGCGGCCGGCGGCGACCTTGCCGGTGACCGTCGAGACGATGTGCATCACGTGCGAGTACCGCTCGACGGACATGAAGTCGACGACCTCGACCGAGCCCGGCTCGCAGACCCGGCCCAGGTCGTTGCGGCCCAGGTCGACGAGCATGAGGTGCTCGGCGCGCTCCTTGGGGTCGGCGAGCAGTTCGTCGGCGAGGGCCTGGTCCTCGTGCGGGGTGGCCCCGCGGTGCCGGGTGCCGGCGATGGGGTGGACCATGGCGTGCCCGTCCTCGACCTTGACGAGCGCCTCGGGGGACGAGCCGACCACGTCGAAGCCGTCGAAGCGGAACAGGTACATGTACGGGGAGGGGTTCGTGGCCCGCAGCACCCGGTACACGTCCAGCGCGCTTGCCGTGCACGGCGTTTCGAAGCGCTGGGAGGGGACGACCTGGAAGGCCTCGCCCGCGCGGATGCGCTCCTTGATGTCCTCGACGGCCGTCCGGAAGTCGGGGCCGCCCCACAGGGCGGTGTACTCGGGCAGCTCGGAGGGCGGGAGGACGGCCGGGGGCTGGGCCACCGCGCGCGTGAGGTCGGCCTCCATGGCGTCCAGGCGGGCGACCGCGTCCGTGTACGCCTCGTCGACGCCGGTGTCGAGGTCGTTGTGGTTGATCGCGTTGGCGATCAGCAGGACGGAGCCCTCCCAGTGGTCCATGACGGCGAGATCGCTGGTCAGGAGCATGGTCAGCTCGGGCAGTCGCAGGTCGTCCCGCTCACCGGGGCCGATCTTCTCCAGGCGGCGCACGATGTCGTAGCCGAGGTAGCCGACCATGCCGCCGGTGAAGGGCGGCATGCCCTCCTGGTGGGGGGTGTGCAGGGTCTCGATGGTGGCGCGCAGGGCGGCGAGCGGGTCGCCGTCCGTGGGGACGCCGACGGGCGGGGTGCCGAGCCAGTGGGTCTGGCCGTCGAGCGCGGTGAGGGTGGCGGCGCTTCGGACGCCGACGAAGGAGTACCGGGACCACGAGCGGCCGTTCTCCGCGGACTCCAGGAGGAAGGTGCCGGTGCGCTCGGCGGCGAGCTTGCGGTAGAGCGCGACCGGGGTGTCGCCGTCGGCGAGGAGCTTGCGGGTGACCGGGATGACACGGCGGTCGCCGGCCAGCTTGCGGAACGTCTCGAGGTCCATGGCGGCTGACCTTACTGATCCACGGCGGCGGCGTCGGAATCGGCACCGCCCGTCGGCAGGACGTCCAGCAGGACGTCGGTGTCGAAGCAGGTGCGCGCGCCGGTGTGGCAGGCGGCGCCGACCTGGTCGACCTTGACGAGGACGGTGTCGGCGTCGCAGTCGAGGGCGACGGACCTGACCCACTGGAAGTGGCCGGAGGTGTCGCCCTTGACCCAGTACTCCCGGCGGCTGCGCGACCAGTAGGTGCAGCGGCCGGTGGTGAGCGTGCGGTGCAGCGCCTCGTCGTCCATCCAGCCGAGCATGAGCACCTCACCGGTGTCGTACTGCTGGGCGATGGCGGGGACGAGGCCGTCGGCGCTGCGCTTGAGGCGCGCGGCGATCTCGGGGGCGAGGCGACTGGACGGAGAACTGTGGCGCGAAGCGCCTCGTTGAGGGGCGGTGGTCGGGTGACGGGCGGGCGGGGGCGTGCTGGTCATGGTGCCATTCTGCCGCGCACCACTGACAGTGACGGACGTGCGTCCACTGGGCGGACCCTCTACGTGGCCGTAGGCTGACTGCATGTCGACTTTCGCCAAGCGTGAACGGCTTCTGCTCGCCGATCTCTTGGAGACCGCGGGTCCCGAGGCGCCGACCCTCTGCGAGGGCTGGCAGACCCGGGACCTGGCCGCGCACGTGGTGGTGCGCGAGCGCCGCCCGGACGCCGCCGGCGGCCTGGTGCTCCCCCAGCTCGCGGCCCGCCTGGACAAGGTGATGGAGGAGTTCGCGGCCAAGCCGTACGACGAGCTGATCCAGCTCATCCGGACCGGCCCGCCGCGCTTCTCGCCCTTCCAGCTCAAGCAGATCGACGAGGCGTCGAACACGATCGAGTTCTACGTCCACACCGAGGACGTCCGGCGCGCCCAGCCGGACTGGACGCCGCGCGAGCTCGACCCGGTCTTCCAGGACACCCTGTGGTCCCGGCTGGAGCGCGCGGCGCGCCTGATGGGCCGCGGCACCCCGACGGGCCTGGTCCTACGCCGCGCGGACGGCCGTACGGCGGTCGCCAACCGGGGCA
The Streptomyces sp. NBC_01485 genome window above contains:
- the trpM gene encoding tryptophan biosynthesis modulator TrpM, with product MTVSTTLATRDPYARLARGCRPRGCRAPARRVHGRRVRYVIGDEPGQVNGQRWQRAPEGRGAVPGCAAPPRGRDQPRTA
- a CDS encoding DUF2752 domain-containing protein is translated as MRGVNADSQRVTSTTRGRLAVPAGILTAVVGAFAYVGAVDPNEPGHYPVCPLLRYTGLYCPGCGGLRSAHAFVHGDFQAALQDNAMAVVAFLGFAVVWTVWVVRVARGRPVRVDLTSVRLWALGASLLVFTVVRNLPFGGWLHP
- a CDS encoding TIGR03085 family metal-binding protein; protein product: MSTFAKRERLLLADLLETAGPEAPTLCEGWQTRDLAAHVVVRERRPDAAGGLVLPQLAARLDKVMEEFAAKPYDELIQLIRTGPPRFSPFQLKQIDEASNTIEFYVHTEDVRRAQPDWTPRELDPVFQDTLWSRLERAARLMGRGTPTGLVLRRADGRTAVANRGTPVVTATGEPSELLLFLHGRRSAAKVELEGEKDAIAKLHGGKQLGI
- a CDS encoding TIGR02234 family membrane protein; the encoded protein is MGYVTAVPHPRSASDTAARSGRRSLALALLCGALGAAVALLATRQRWSAGTATVAGGAFPLTARGSDVTGLPAALAIVGLAALVAVFAVRRTGRFAVSALLALSGAGIMAAALLGATDGTALDEQAAKASGDTSATVASFTHTAWPYAAAAGGALILLAGLLALRYGRQWPAMSGRYERDGTPRPRRAPKPVDPDRPEDMWKALDRGEDPTGMDPV
- the hisI gene encoding phosphoribosyl-AMP cyclohydrolase, which encodes MTSTPPPARHPTTAPQRGASRHSSPSSRLAPEIAARLKRSADGLVPAIAQQYDTGEVLMLGWMDDEALHRTLTTGRCTYWSRSRREYWVKGDTSGHFQWVRSVALDCDADTVLVKVDQVGAACHTGARTCFDTDVLLDVLPTGGADSDAAAVDQ
- a CDS encoding anthranilate synthase component I, producing MDLETFRKLAGDRRVIPVTRKLLADGDTPVALYRKLAAERTGTFLLESAENGRSWSRYSFVGVRSAATLTALDGQTHWLGTPPVGVPTDGDPLAALRATIETLHTPHQEGMPPFTGGMVGYLGYDIVRRLEKIGPGERDDLRLPELTMLLTSDLAVMDHWEGSVLLIANAINHNDLDTGVDEAYTDAVARLDAMEADLTRAVAQPPAVLPPSELPEYTALWGGPDFRTAVEDIKERIRAGEAFQVVPSQRFETPCTASALDVYRVLRATNPSPYMYLFRFDGFDVVGSSPEALVKVEDGHAMVHPIAGTRHRGATPHEDQALADELLADPKERAEHLMLVDLGRNDLGRVCEPGSVEVVDFMSVERYSHVMHIVSTVTGKVAAGRTAFDVLTACFPAGTLSGAPKPRAMQIIDELEPSRRGLYGGCVGYLDFAGDSDTAIAIRTALLRDGTAYVQAGAGIVADSDPVAEDQECRNKAAAVLRAVHTANRLGR
- the trpC gene encoding indole-3-glycerol phosphate synthase TrpC, with protein sequence MSVLDEIIDGVRADLAERQARVSLEELKERAAKAPAAKDGVAALRGDGVKVICEVKRSSPSKGALAAIADPAALAADYEAGGAAVISVLTEERRFGGSLADLEAVRARVDIPVLRKDFIVTSYQLWEARAYGADLALLIVAALEQSALESLIERAVSIGLTPLVEVHDEVEVERAVDAGAKVIGVNARNLKTLEVDRGTFERVAPEIPAHIVKIAESGVRGPHDLIAYANAGADAVLVGESLVTGRDPKTAVADLVAAGEHPALRHGRG
- a CDS encoding HGxxPAAW family protein, translating into MAGSSHGHTPAAWTGVTIAIIGFTVAGAFMVMAEPLGFWAGMAIVLLAGVVGGAMRAAGLGMPKETHPVHKTAPVTREPATVEG